From Solwaraspora sp. WMMD1047, the proteins below share one genomic window:
- a CDS encoding class I SAM-dependent methyltransferase, which translates to MLTREFWDERYASSDRIWSGNPNPHLVSTATGLTPAAALDVGSGEGGDAIWLAAQGWQVTAVDVSPVALERAARHAAEAGEAVAQRITWQPADVLSWDPGRQRYDLVSAQFVHLPPPGLTDLHRRLAAAVRPGGTLLIVGHHPSDLETSLRRPRLPELMFTAEQVAATLDPDEWEVVVAAAPQRQVTDPEGQQVTIRDAVLRAVRRS; encoded by the coding sequence ATGCTCACCCGGGAGTTCTGGGACGAGCGGTACGCCTCGTCGGACCGGATCTGGAGCGGCAACCCGAATCCGCACCTGGTCAGCACCGCCACCGGGCTCACCCCGGCGGCGGCGCTGGACGTCGGCAGCGGGGAGGGGGGCGACGCGATCTGGTTGGCCGCTCAGGGCTGGCAGGTGACCGCCGTCGACGTGTCACCGGTCGCGCTGGAGCGGGCCGCCCGGCACGCGGCCGAGGCCGGGGAGGCGGTCGCCCAGCGGATCACCTGGCAGCCGGCGGACGTGCTGAGCTGGGACCCGGGTCGCCAGCGGTACGACCTGGTGTCGGCGCAGTTCGTGCACCTGCCGCCGCCCGGGCTGACCGACCTGCACCGCCGGCTGGCCGCCGCGGTGCGGCCCGGCGGAACCCTGCTGATCGTCGGCCACCACCCGTCGGACCTGGAGACCTCGCTGCGGCGGCCCAGGCTGCCGGAGCTGATGTTCACGGCCGAACAGGTGGCGGCCACTCTGGACCCGGACGAGTGGGAGGTCGTGGTCGCGGCGGCGCCGCAGCGGCAGGTCACCGACCCCGAGGGTCAACAGGTCACCATCCGCGACGCGGTGCTGCGGGCGGTACGCAGGAGCTGA